From a region of the Desulfomicrobium escambiense DSM 10707 genome:
- a CDS encoding carbohydrate ABC transporter permease, protein MDKWENNRAWFLILPVFVIVAFSAVVPLMTVVNYSVQDILGPGQRIFVGAEWFRDMLTNPRLHDALVKQLIFSGLVLLIEIPLGIGIALTMPAKGWTASACLVLLALPLLIPWNVIGTIWIIFTRPDIGLFGATINGLGLPFDHTANPLDAWITVMLMEVWHWTPLVVLLAYAGLRSIPDAYYQAAKIDGASRWAVFRFIQLPKMRGVLTIAVLLRFMDSFLIYAEPFVLTGGGPGNATTFLSIYLVKLSTAMDLGPAAAFSIIYFLIVLLFCWLFYQALQAVGTGDKS, encoded by the coding sequence GTGGATAAATGGGAAAACAACCGGGCCTGGTTTCTGATCCTGCCCGTCTTCGTCATCGTGGCCTTCAGCGCCGTGGTGCCGCTCATGACCGTGGTCAACTACTCGGTCCAGGACATCCTGGGTCCGGGTCAGCGCATCTTCGTCGGCGCGGAGTGGTTCCGCGACATGCTGACCAACCCGCGCCTGCACGACGCCCTGGTCAAGCAGCTCATCTTCTCGGGACTGGTGCTCCTGATCGAGATCCCGCTGGGCATCGGCATCGCCCTGACCATGCCGGCCAAGGGCTGGACGGCCTCGGCCTGCCTCGTGCTCCTGGCCCTGCCGCTGCTCATCCCCTGGAACGTCATCGGCACCATCTGGATCATCTTCACCCGGCCGGACATCGGCCTCTTCGGCGCCACCATAAACGGTCTGGGCCTTCCCTTCGACCATACGGCCAACCCCCTGGACGCCTGGATCACGGTCATGCTCATGGAGGTCTGGCACTGGACGCCGCTGGTCGTCCTGCTGGCCTACGCCGGCCTGCGCTCCATCCCCGACGCCTACTACCAGGCGGCCAAGATCGACGGCGCCAGCCGCTGGGCCGTGTTCCGCTTCATCCAACTTCCCAAGATGCGCGGCGTGCTGACCATCGCCGTGCTGCTGCGGTTCATGGACAGCTTCCTGATCTACGCCGAGCCCTTCGTCCTCACGGGCGGCGGCCCCGGCAACGCCACGACCTTCCTATCCATCTACCTGGTCAAGCTGTCCACGGCCATGGACCTCGGACCGGCCGCGGCCTTCTCCATCATCTACTTCCTCATCGTCCTGCTGTTCTGCTGGCTGTTCTATCAGGCCCTGCAGGCCGTGGGCACGGGGGACAAGTCATGA
- a CDS encoding ABC transporter ATP-binding protein translates to MAEIILENMAHSYRANPRGDEDFALKRLHTVWEDGGAYALLGSSGCGKTTMLNIISGLLTPSQGRVLFDGRDVTTLPPEKRNIAQVFQFPVLYDTMTVFDNLAFPLRNRKVEEGEVRSRVHEIAELLDLAPVLGKRASGLAADAKQKISLGRGLVRKDVAAILFDEPLTVIDPHLKWQLRRKLKEIHQQFKLTLIYVTHDQTEAMTFADKIAIMYDGSLLQMGAPDELFDEPAHTFVGYFIGSPGMNLLPCTLEGGDAVLDCGRIRLDPAVAAKAGAGEFQIGIRPLYLELSESEKPGALAGRVVAVENEGSTRIVTVVSGCARLKARVAEGRTVPSDACWAVFPPERTKLFRDQVLVK, encoded by the coding sequence ATGGCTGAAATCATACTCGAGAACATGGCCCACAGCTACCGGGCCAACCCCAGGGGCGACGAGGACTTCGCCCTGAAGCGGCTGCATACGGTCTGGGAGGACGGCGGGGCGTACGCGCTGCTCGGCTCCAGCGGCTGCGGCAAGACGACCATGCTGAACATCATCTCGGGCCTCTTGACCCCCAGTCAGGGCAGGGTGCTCTTCGACGGCAGGGACGTCACGACTCTGCCGCCCGAGAAGCGCAACATCGCCCAGGTCTTCCAGTTCCCGGTGCTCTACGACACCATGACGGTCTTCGACAATCTGGCCTTCCCCCTGCGCAACCGCAAGGTGGAGGAGGGCGAGGTCAGAAGCCGCGTGCACGAGATCGCCGAACTTCTGGACCTCGCTCCGGTGCTCGGCAAGCGCGCCAGCGGTCTGGCCGCCGACGCCAAGCAGAAGATTTCCCTGGGGCGCGGCCTGGTGCGCAAGGACGTGGCCGCCATCCTCTTCGACGAGCCCCTGACCGTCATCGATCCGCACCTCAAATGGCAGCTGCGCCGCAAGCTGAAGGAAATCCATCAGCAGTTCAAGCTGACGCTGATCTACGTGACCCACGACCAGACCGAGGCCATGACCTTCGCCGACAAGATCGCCATCATGTACGACGGGTCGCTGCTGCAGATGGGCGCGCCCGACGAGCTCTTCGACGAGCCGGCGCACACCTTCGTGGGCTACTTCATCGGCAGCCCCGGCATGAACCTGCTGCCCTGCACCCTGGAGGGCGGGGACGCGGTCCTGGACTGCGGACGCATCCGCCTGGACCCGGCCGTGGCCGCCAAGGCGGGGGCGGGTGAATTCCAGATCGGCATCAGACCCCTGTACCTGGAACTTTCAGAATCGGAAAAGCCGGGCGCCCTGGCCGGGCGGGTCGTGGCCGTGGAAAACGAGGGCAGCACCCGCATCGTGACCGTGGTGTCCGGCTGCGCGCGCCTCAAGGCCCGCGTGGCCGAGGGCCGCACCGTCCCGTCCGACGCGTGCTGGGCGGTCTTTCCGCCGGAGCGGACCAAGCTTTTTCGCGACCAGGTCCTGGTCAAGTAG
- a CDS encoding DUF2160 domain-containing protein yields MNIGWMAWTPVTAAFFVFIALMLAGMTVWQIVSPSIARRGFLPIVTTRGDRLFISLLGSAYIHLAWLGLTDLAVWIATVISVAFLVTVMRWG; encoded by the coding sequence ATGAATATCGGATGGATGGCCTGGACCCCGGTCACGGCCGCATTCTTCGTCTTCATCGCGCTCATGCTCGCCGGCATGACCGTGTGGCAGATCGTCTCCCCGAGCATCGCCCGCCGGGGCTTCCTGCCCATCGTCACCACCCGCGGGGACCGTCTGTTCATAAGCCTTCTGGGCAGCGCCTACATCCATCTGGCCTGGCTGGGCCTGACGGATCTGGCCGTCTGGATCGCAACTGTGATATCCGTCGCCTTTCTCGTCACCGTCATGCGCTGGGGCTGA
- a CDS encoding AAA family ATPase produces MKVICPQCRKEHNVDESKIPAGAKVAQCRACGHRFPLFEPAAAEPEKPKVRRIGVTLSKGGVGKTTTAVSLAAGLALAGYKVLLVDTDTQGQAAYVLGMKPKAGLTELVTGELPPEETIVQARENLWLLAGGRSLAGIKRLIDRKDFGGELTLVEALEPIEKDYDYVIVDTSPGWDPLTVNVLFYVYELITPVSLEVMTLQGLVEFLKSLSSIQKYRADVTLNYILPTFLDKRIKNPDAILDKLKDLYGEYVCTPIRYNVRLSESPAYGKTIYEYAPGSHGSQDYRDLVRKITGRTDLFA; encoded by the coding sequence ATGAAGGTGATCTGTCCGCAGTGCAGAAAAGAGCACAACGTCGATGAATCCAAAATCCCGGCCGGGGCCAAGGTCGCCCAGTGCCGGGCTTGCGGGCACCGTTTCCCGCTGTTCGAACCGGCTGCCGCCGAGCCGGAGAAACCCAAGGTCCGCAGGATCGGCGTGACCCTCAGCAAGGGCGGCGTGGGCAAGACCACCACGGCCGTCAGCCTGGCCGCCGGTCTCGCCCTGGCCGGATACAAGGTGCTTCTGGTCGATACGGACACCCAGGGGCAGGCTGCCTATGTCCTGGGCATGAAGCCCAAGGCGGGCCTGACGGAACTGGTCACGGGCGAACTTCCGCCCGAGGAGACCATCGTGCAGGCCCGGGAAAATCTCTGGCTCCTGGCCGGCGGACGCTCCCTCGCCGGCATCAAGCGCCTCATCGACCGCAAGGATTTCGGCGGCGAGCTGACCCTGGTCGAGGCCCTCGAACCCATCGAAAAGGATTACGACTACGTCATCGTCGATACCTCGCCGGGCTGGGACCCGCTGACGGTCAACGTGCTCTTCTACGTCTACGAACTCATCACGCCCGTGTCCCTGGAGGTCATGACCCTGCAGGGCCTCGTTGAGTTCCTGAAGAGCCTGTCGTCCATCCAGAAATACCGCGCCGACGTGACCCTGAACTACATCCTGCCGACATTCCTGGACAAGCGCATCAAGAATCCCGACGCCATCCTGGACAAGCTCAAGGACCTGTACGGCGAGTACGTGTGCACGCCGATCCGCTACAACGTGCGCCTGTCCGAGTCTCCGGCCTACGGCAAGACCATCTATGAGTACGCCCCCGGCTCCCACGGCTCCCAGGACTACCGCGACCTGGTGCGCAAGATAACCGGCCGCACGGACCTGTTCGCCTGA
- a CDS encoding ABC transporter substrate-binding protein translates to MQVRRVLLTGMLMVAFLGVTSLGFADEAAQKAAAKKWIDEEFQPSTLSKDEQMKEMEWFMKAAAPLKGLEIKVVSETIPTHEYESKTLAKAFYDITGIKVTHDLIQEGDVIEKLQVQMQSGENVFDGYVNDSDLIGTHFRYGQVVNLTDWMAGEGKDVTLPTLDIDDFMGKSFTTAPDGKLYQLPDQQFANLYWFRYDWFQRPELKAKFKAKYGYELGVPVNWSAYEDIAEFFTNDVKEIDGKAVYGHMDYGKKAPDLGWRFTDAWLSMAGAGDKGIPNGLPVDEWGIRVEGCRPVGASVSRGGAANGPAAKYALRKYMDWLRLYAPPGALGMDFYQSLPSLAKGNVAQQIFWYTAFTSSVVEPGIPVVNEDGTPKWRMAPSPHGPYWEEGQKLGYQDCGSWTLLKSTPVDRRKAAWLYAQFCVAKSTSLKKAHVGLNPVRDSDIRHASFTERAPKLGGLVEFYRSPARVAWTPTGTNVPDYPKLAQLWWQNIGEAVSGEVTPETAMDNLAAEQDKILERLERAGVQGECGPKLNEPRDEKYWLDQPGAPKPKLANEKPKGETVDYDKLIEAWKAGKVK, encoded by the coding sequence ATGCAAGTTCGACGTGTTCTTTTGACCGGGATGCTCATGGTGGCATTCCTGGGCGTCACCAGCCTTGGCTTCGCCGATGAGGCGGCCCAGAAGGCGGCGGCGAAAAAATGGATCGACGAGGAGTTCCAGCCTTCCACGCTCAGCAAGGACGAGCAGATGAAGGAAATGGAATGGTTCATGAAAGCGGCCGCGCCCCTGAAGGGCCTGGAAATCAAGGTCGTCTCCGAAACCATCCCGACCCACGAGTACGAATCCAAGACTTTGGCCAAGGCCTTCTATGACATCACCGGCATCAAGGTCACCCACGACCTGATCCAGGAAGGCGACGTCATCGAAAAGCTGCAGGTCCAGATGCAGTCCGGCGAGAACGTTTTCGACGGCTACGTCAACGACTCCGACCTCATCGGCACCCATTTCCGCTACGGCCAGGTCGTCAACCTGACGGACTGGATGGCCGGAGAAGGCAAGGACGTGACCCTGCCGACCCTGGACATCGACGACTTCATGGGCAAGTCCTTCACCACCGCCCCCGACGGCAAGCTCTATCAGCTGCCCGACCAGCAGTTCGCGAACCTGTACTGGTTCCGTTACGACTGGTTCCAGCGCCCCGAACTCAAGGCCAAGTTCAAGGCCAAATATGGCTACGAACTGGGCGTGCCGGTCAACTGGTCGGCCTATGAGGACATCGCCGAATTCTTCACCAACGACGTGAAGGAAATCGACGGCAAGGCCGTCTACGGCCACATGGACTACGGCAAGAAGGCCCCGGATCTGGGCTGGCGTTTCACCGACGCCTGGCTGTCCATGGCCGGTGCCGGCGACAAGGGCATCCCCAACGGCCTGCCCGTGGACGAGTGGGGCATCCGCGTAGAAGGTTGCCGTCCGGTCGGCGCCAGCGTGTCCCGCGGTGGCGCCGCCAACGGCCCGGCCGCCAAGTACGCCTTGCGCAAGTACATGGACTGGCTGCGCCTCTACGCACCTCCCGGCGCCCTGGGCATGGACTTCTACCAGTCCCTGCCGAGCCTGGCCAAGGGCAACGTGGCCCAGCAGATCTTCTGGTACACCGCCTTCACCTCTTCCGTGGTCGAACCCGGCATCCCCGTCGTGAATGAAGACGGCACGCCCAAGTGGCGCATGGCCCCGTCCCCCCACGGCCCCTACTGGGAAGAGGGACAGAAGCTCGGCTACCAGGACTGCGGTTCCTGGACCCTGCTGAAGTCCACCCCGGTCGACCGCCGCAAGGCAGCCTGGCTCTACGCCCAGTTCTGCGTGGCCAAGTCCACGTCCCTGAAGAAGGCCCACGTCGGTCTGAACCCCGTGCGCGACTCCGACATCCGCCACGCCTCCTTCACCGAACGCGCCCCGAAGCTCGGCGGCCTGGTGGAGTTCTACCGCAGCCCGGCCCGCGTGGCCTGGACGCCCACCGGCACCAACGTGCCCGACTACCCGAAACTGGCCCAGCTGTGGTGGCAGAACATCGGTGAAGCCGTGTCCGGCGAAGTCACCCCCGAAACCGCCATGGACAACCTGGCCGCCGAGCAGGACAAGATCCTGGAGCGTCTGGAGCGCGCGGGCGTGCAGGGCGAATGCGGTCCCAAGCTGAACGAGCCCAGGGACGAGAAGTACTGGCTCGACCAGCCCGGCGCCCCCAAGCCCAAACTGGCCAACGAGAAGCCCAAGGGTGAGACCGTCGACTACGACAAGCTCATCGAAGCCTGGAAGGCCGGCAAGGTCAAATAG
- a CDS encoding 23S rRNA (pseudouridine(1915)-N(3))-methyltransferase RlmH, translated as MYRIKIVCVGKIKKKYWVEAIGHYAKMLGPMVRIDAVAVKDCPGAEGEDRKRAESARILEKIGARDTTVALHETGKLMNSREFAAFVRPLFENPQGECCFVIGGALGLSQELLARADCLLSLSPMTMPHELAQVVLYEQLFRAMTILANRTYHY; from the coding sequence ATGTACCGAATCAAAATTGTCTGCGTCGGAAAAATCAAAAAGAAATACTGGGTTGAGGCCATCGGGCACTACGCGAAAATGCTCGGCCCCATGGTGCGCATCGACGCCGTCGCGGTCAAGGACTGCCCGGGGGCGGAGGGCGAGGACAGGAAGCGGGCCGAATCGGCGCGCATTCTGGAAAAAATTGGTGCCCGCGACACCACGGTGGCCTTGCACGAGACAGGGAAACTCATGAATTCCAGAGAATTTGCAGCGTTCGTGCGTCCCCTGTTCGAGAACCCCCAAGGGGAATGCTGCTTCGTCATCGGAGGAGCTTTGGGCCTTTCGCAGGAGCTCCTCGCGCGGGCCGACTGCCTGCTGAGCCTGAGCCCCATGACCATGCCCCACGAACTGGCCCAGGTGGTGCTCTACGAACAGCTTTTCCGGGCCATGACCATCCTGGCCAACAGGACATACCACTACTGA
- a CDS encoding competence/damage-inducible protein A, with amino-acid sequence MTYSAIAEILVIGNEILIGDIQDTNTSWLCRLVNSRGGHVSRGTMLRDDLDVIAAEVRLALERGPDVIFTSGGLGPTADDLSLAAVAKGAGLPLRPHEEALRMVREQYDRFHAMGIMAQGGLNPGREKMAWLPEGGLPLYNPGGTAPGVLLQVNRTSIISLPGVPSELRGIIEASLQDFLDRTFGAGGSLARTLRVRCNDESVLEPVLGWVVPRHPKVYIKSLATTVGESPELDITLTVTGGGAGEREGLLDAACAELSEGLAGLGIAYREVPAGGKGTEAEG; translated from the coding sequence ATGACATATTCGGCCATCGCGGAGATCCTGGTCATCGGCAACGAGATTCTCATCGGCGACATCCAGGACACCAACACCAGCTGGCTCTGCCGGCTGGTCAACTCGCGCGGCGGCCACGTTTCCCGCGGGACCATGCTGCGCGACGACCTGGACGTCATCGCCGCCGAGGTGCGGCTGGCCCTGGAGCGCGGTCCGGACGTCATCTTCACCTCCGGTGGTCTCGGGCCCACGGCCGACGACCTGAGCCTGGCCGCCGTGGCCAAGGGAGCCGGACTGCCCCTGCGGCCGCATGAGGAGGCCCTGCGCATGGTCAGGGAGCAGTACGACCGTTTCCACGCCATGGGCATCATGGCGCAGGGCGGCCTCAACCCGGGGCGGGAAAAGATGGCCTGGCTGCCCGAAGGCGGACTGCCCCTGTACAATCCCGGCGGAACGGCGCCCGGGGTGCTGTTGCAGGTCAACCGGACGTCGATCATCTCCCTTCCTGGCGTGCCGTCGGAACTGAGGGGCATCATCGAGGCCTCCCTGCAGGACTTTCTGGACCGCACGTTCGGGGCCGGCGGATCACTGGCCAGGACGCTGCGCGTACGCTGCAACGACGAGTCCGTGCTGGAACCGGTCCTGGGCTGGGTGGTGCCGAGGCACCCGAAGGTCTACATCAAGTCACTGGCCACCACGGTTGGCGAAAGCCCGGAGCTGGATATCACCCTGACCGTCACCGGAGGCGGGGCGGGGGAGCGGGAGGGGCTGCTGGACGCGGCCTGCGCGGAGCTTAGCGAGGGGCTGGCCGGGCTCGGGATTGCGTACCGGGAAGTTCCGGCAGGGGGGAAGGGCACTGAAGCGGAAGGATGA
- a CDS encoding PilZ domain-containing protein: MSSKPGQDAGDDSSLLIASENEEKHFVRKSFRVPIPQGLVTLDHGGRKHAVKDLSMYGVGLAVTSPDDFSVGAVLESVRITFPDKTFLVDVRVVHISAYEGDSLICGMEIIHTHDSGYIDWMTRVISEIKTSVLGAVVKSS; encoded by the coding sequence ATGAGCAGCAAGCCAGGACAGGATGCAGGGGACGACTCGAGCCTGCTGATCGCCAGCGAAAACGAGGAGAAGCACTTCGTCCGCAAATCCTTCCGCGTGCCGATCCCGCAGGGGCTTGTCACCCTGGACCACGGCGGGCGGAAACACGCGGTCAAGGACCTCTCCATGTACGGGGTCGGCCTTGCCGTGACAAGCCCCGACGACTTCAGCGTCGGCGCAGTCCTGGAGAGCGTCCGGATCACCTTCCCCGACAAGACCTTTCTGGTCGACGTGCGGGTGGTGCACATTTCGGCCTACGAAGGCGACAGTCTCATCTGCGGGATGGAGATCATCCACACCCACGACTCCGGCTACATCGACTGGATGACGCGGGTCATATCCGAAATCAAGACATCGGTCCTGGGCGCTGTCGTGAAATCCTCCTGA
- a CDS encoding ABC transporter ATP-binding protein — MGLQLDSIDRIVDGETHLKDVSLNFESGQRYVLLGRTQAGKTSLLRIMAGLDRPTRGKVIADGRDVTGESVRRRSVAMVYQQFINYPSQTVFDNIASPLRIAGTPKAEIEKRVLETARMLHLEPLLSRLPAELSGGQQQRTAIARALVKEAHLLLLDEPLVNLDYKLREELRDELQQIFGQRDSVVVYTTTEPTEALMLGGNIIVMHEGRVLQTGPTSEVYDNPATTKVAEVFSDPPINFITAEIDTAGAHLRIGIDLPLTGHLAGLTPGTYKFGIRSHHFNLARKTEGDVEIRTVVELAEINGSETFVHFHYRNRSLVLQEQGVRSFKVGQEVSVFVRPCDVYVFGEDERLVKSPSSTCSA; from the coding sequence ATGGGGCTTCAGCTTGATTCCATCGACCGCATCGTCGACGGCGAAACGCACCTCAAGGACGTTTCCCTCAATTTCGAGTCCGGCCAGCGCTATGTGCTGCTTGGCCGCACCCAGGCCGGCAAGACGTCGCTTTTGCGCATCATGGCCGGCCTGGACCGTCCCACGCGGGGCAAGGTCATCGCCGACGGCCGGGACGTGACCGGGGAGTCCGTGCGCCGCCGCAGCGTGGCCATGGTCTACCAGCAGTTCATCAACTACCCCTCCCAGACCGTCTTCGACAACATCGCCTCGCCCCTGCGCATCGCCGGGACCCCCAAGGCCGAGATCGAGAAACGCGTCCTGGAGACGGCCCGCATGCTCCATCTGGAGCCGCTGCTCTCGCGCCTGCCGGCCGAGCTCTCGGGCGGCCAGCAGCAGCGCACGGCCATCGCCCGGGCCCTGGTCAAGGAGGCCCACCTCCTGCTCCTGGACGAACCCCTGGTCAACCTCGACTACAAGCTGCGCGAGGAGCTGCGCGACGAACTGCAGCAGATCTTCGGCCAGCGAGACTCCGTCGTCGTCTACACCACGACGGAGCCCACCGAGGCCCTCATGCTCGGCGGCAACATCATCGTCATGCACGAGGGCAGGGTGCTGCAGACCGGACCCACGAGCGAGGTCTACGACAATCCGGCCACGACCAAGGTGGCCGAGGTCTTCAGCGACCCGCCCATCAATTTCATCACCGCCGAGATCGACACGGCGGGGGCCCACTTGCGTATCGGCATCGACCTGCCCCTGACGGGGCACCTCGCGGGACTCACGCCCGGCACGTACAAGTTCGGCATCCGCTCCCACCATTTCAACCTGGCCCGCAAGACCGAAGGGGACGTGGAGATCAGGACCGTGGTCGAGCTGGCCGAGATCAACGGCTCCGAGACCTTCGTCCATTTCCACTACCGCAACCGCTCCCTGGTCCTGCAGGAGCAGGGCGTGCGGTCCTTCAAGGTGGGTCAGGAGGTGTCCGTCTTCGTGCGGCCCTGCGACGTCTACGTCTTCGGGGAGGACGAGAGGCTGGTCAAATCCCCGTCATCAACCTGCTCCGCCTGA
- a CDS encoding carbohydrate ABC transporter permease, whose translation MRKRHFVLVFYLVVLLLPIYWMLNMSLRTNADIMRSFQLFPHDMTLENYAKIFADPSWYSGYINTMIYVSINTVISLVTALPAAYAFSRFRFIGDKHVFFWLLTNRMAPPAVFLLPFFQLYSTFNLIDTHIAVALAHCLFNVPLAVWILEGFMSGVPREIDETAFIDGYSFPRFFLAVFIPLIRAGIGVTAFFCFMFSWVELLLARTLTTTVAKPIAATMTRTVSASGLDWGLLAAAGVLTIVPGALVIWFVRNHLAKGFALGRV comes from the coding sequence ATGAGAAAACGCCATTTCGTCCTTGTCTTCTACCTAGTGGTGCTGCTCCTGCCCATCTACTGGATGCTCAACATGTCCCTGCGCACCAACGCGGACATCATGCGCTCCTTCCAGCTCTTTCCCCACGACATGACCCTGGAGAACTACGCCAAGATCTTCGCGGACCCGTCGTGGTACTCGGGCTACATCAACACCATGATCTACGTGTCCATCAACACGGTCATCTCCCTGGTCACGGCCCTGCCGGCGGCCTACGCCTTCTCGCGCTTCCGCTTCATCGGCGACAAGCACGTCTTCTTCTGGCTGCTGACCAACCGCATGGCCCCGCCGGCCGTCTTCCTGCTGCCGTTCTTCCAGCTCTATTCCACCTTCAACCTGATCGACACGCACATCGCCGTGGCCCTGGCCCACTGCCTGTTCAACGTGCCCCTGGCGGTCTGGATCCTGGAAGGGTTCATGTCCGGCGTGCCGCGCGAGATCGACGAGACGGCCTTCATCGACGGCTACAGCTTCCCGCGCTTCTTCCTGGCCGTCTTCATCCCGCTCATCCGGGCAGGGATCGGCGTGACGGCCTTCTTCTGCTTCATGTTCAGCTGGGTCGAGCTGCTCCTGGCCCGCACCCTGACCACCACCGTGGCCAAACCCATCGCCGCGACCATGACCCGCACGGTCAGCGCCTCGGGGCTGGACTGGGGCCTGCTGGCCGCGGCCGGCGTCCTGACCATCGTGCCCGGCGCCCTGGTCATCTGGTTTGTCCGCAACCACCTGGCCAAGGGCTTCGCCCTGGGCCGGGTCTAG
- a CDS encoding DeoR family transcriptional regulator: MTEAFGPEEQDTGARHVTVRQRHAEMIRMVRETGFATIQSLAEHFGITPQSVRRDINTLSAKGLLQRYHGGAGPCLSTENMDYLDRKVLCLAEKKVIGRMVAEAIPNKSSLFINIGTTTEEVARALGGHKNLRVITNSLNVATILTGNPEVEIIVAGGLIRHHDGGIVGEAAIDFIRQFKVDFGIIGISGIDMDGTLLDFDYREVRAARAIMENSRQVFLVTDHTKFGRNAMVRLGNIDEIDALFTDQAPPASVQEQMRRGDVELYVGGEGESES, translated from the coding sequence ATGACCGAAGCATTTGGCCCCGAGGAGCAGGATACCGGCGCCCGGCACGTCACCGTCCGTCAGCGGCACGCCGAGATGATCCGCATGGTCCGGGAGACGGGCTTCGCCACCATCCAGTCCCTGGCCGAGCACTTCGGCATCACCCCGCAGTCCGTGCGCCGCGACATCAACACCCTGAGCGCCAAGGGCCTGCTGCAGCGCTACCACGGCGGGGCGGGCCCCTGCCTGAGCACCGAGAACATGGACTACCTGGACCGCAAGGTCCTCTGCCTGGCCGAGAAGAAGGTCATCGGCCGCATGGTGGCCGAGGCCATCCCCAACAAGTCATCCCTGTTCATCAACATAGGCACGACCACCGAGGAGGTGGCCCGGGCCCTGGGCGGCCACAAGAATCTGCGGGTCATCACCAACAGCCTGAACGTCGCCACCATCCTGACCGGCAATCCCGAGGTCGAGATCATCGTCGCTGGCGGCCTGATCCGCCACCACGACGGCGGCATTGTCGGCGAGGCGGCCATCGATTTCATCCGCCAGTTCAAAGTCGACTTCGGCATCATTGGCATCAGCGGCATCGACATGGACGGCACTCTCCTGGACTTCGACTACCGCGAGGTCCGCGCCGCCCGGGCCATCATGGAGAACTCCCGCCAGGTCTTCCTGGTCACCGACCACACCAAGTTCGGCCGCAACGCCATGGTCCGTCTGGGCAACATCGACGAGATCGACGCCCTGTTCACGGACCAGGCCCCGCCGGCCAGCGTCCAGGAGCAGATGCGCCGCGGCGACGTCGAGTTGTATGTGGGCGGGGAGGGCGAATCGGAAAGCTGA